The following are from one region of the Nicotiana tabacum cultivar K326 chromosome 3, ASM71507v2, whole genome shotgun sequence genome:
- the LOC107794385 gene encoding uncharacterized protein LOC107794385 produces the protein MRIQLGSRRRRLSLHRALVATAIFTAIGLLILTLRSVDPSTQLPITTSDSENRDAKPAHTTNLRSDAAQSLKTCATVEEMGEVFSRGFSEESYRVRNIIQNHFAINGASRVRALPPEEFCRHGFVLGKASEAGFGNEMYKILTAAALSVMLNRSLIIGQTRGRYPFEDFISYSNISFTLKEIKHLWRQNGCLTKYGRHLIIRIDDFQKPARTNVLCSNWRVWEQPIIWFQNTTDAVAAQFFLKNVHDEMRIAASNLFGKPADLHHRPNVFGELMRLLISPSENIQHAVNWALSGGADPDIALHMRMLMNRSIRAVQAAFSCIRKSVENLKLTSKPRVVLVSDNPSLVKDIAPDLNQFAEVLHFDFESFKGNISGNSHVHTLNFRTKDWGTAPRWVAFVDFFLASRAKHAVVSGAHRRVGTTFAQLVAALAAANSLDDRSSAGSNFTFLSSFQSNLLAEGLKNQIGWGHVWNRFAGTLSCHNQSKQCAHTPILPPAWWDGLWQSPIPRDVHRMEAYGIRLSGFGTFDDNQLHSFCSSRKQSVLTVPLI, from the exons ATGAGGATCCAGCTGGGATCTCGTCGGAGGCGACTGTCTCTCCACCGCGCACTCGTCGCCACTGCAATTTTCACAGCCATTGGCCTATTGATCCTAACTTTGAGGTCCGTCGATCCATCCACCCAACTCCCAATCACCACCTCTGATTCTGAAAACAGAGATGCTAAGCCAGCTCATACTACAAATCTCCGCTCTGATGCTGCTCAATCACTGAAAACATGCGCTACGGTTGAGGAGATGGGCGAGGTCTTTAGCCGTGGGTTTTCAGAGGAAAGTTACCGAGTCAGGAATATCATTCAAAATCACTTTGCTATTAATG GTGCTTCGAGAGTCCGAGCGCTTCCGCCAGAGGAGTTCTGCAGGCATGGTTTTGTGTTGGGGAAAGCATCAGAAGCAGGTTTTGGTAATGAGATGTACAAAATCTTAACTGCGGCCGCACTGAGCGTGATGTTGAACCGGTCGTTGATAATTGGGCAAACCAG GGGTAGATATCCTTTTGAGGATTTCATCTCTTACTCCAATATTTCCTTTACATTGAAAGAAATCAAGCACCTTTGGAGACAGAATGGTTGTCTGACCAAGTATGGGAGGCATCTCATTATCAGAATTGATGACTTCCAGAAGCCAGCACGAACAAATGTTCTGTGTAGCAATTGGAGGGTTTGGGAACAGCCTATTATCTG GTTCCAGAATACAACAGATGCCGTGGCTGCTCAATTTTTCTTGAAGAATGTACATGATGAGATGAGGATAGCTGCTTCTAATTTGTTTGGAAAACCAGCTGACCTTCACCATAGGCCTAACGTATTTGGGGAGCTAATGAGACTTCTCATATCTCCGTCGGAGAATATTCAACATGCTGTGAACTGGGCACTTAGTGGTGGTGCTGACCCTGATATTGCTCTACACATGCGGATGCTTATGAATAG GTCCATTAGAGCAGTTCAAGCAGCTTTCTCTTGCATCAGAAAATCTGTGGAAAATCTGAAATTGACGTCCAAGCCCAGAGTAGTTTTAGTTTCAGATAATCCTTCTCTAGTCAAAGATATTGCTCCAGACTTGAATCAGTTTGCAGAA GTCCTTCACTTCGATTTCGAaagctttaaaggaaatatatcTGGCAACTCACATGTTCATACTCTCAATTTTAGAACGAAGGATTGGGGTACAGCACCAAGATGGgttgcatttgttgatttctttCTTGCTTCACGTGCAAAACATGCAGTTGTCTCTGGGGCTCACCGGCGTGTTGGGACCACGTTTGCTCAGCTGGTTGCAGCGTTGGCTGCAGCTAACAGCCTTG ATGATAGATCCTCTGCTGGATCAAACTTCACCTTCCTCAGTAGCTTCCAGAGTAACTTGCTTGCAGAAGGTCTAAAGAATCAGATTGGTTGGGGGCACGTATGGAACCGATTTGCTGGTACGTTAAGCTGCCACAACCAATCTAAGCAATGTGCTCATACTCCTATTCTTCCGCCTGCATGGTGGGATGGACTTTGGCAGTCACCTATTCCACGGGATGTACACAGAATGGAAGCATATGGCATCCGCCTTTCTGGTTTTGGGACATTTGATGACAATCAGCTACACTCTTTCTGTAGTTCAAGGAAACAATCTGTGCTTACCGTTCCATTAATTTAG